In Streptomyces sp. NBC_00448, the following are encoded in one genomic region:
- a CDS encoding lactonase family protein, with product MAAHAYIGSFTSAGGHGLTAAEVDPGTGALTALGHTAEVRNPSFLTASADGGTLYAVGETDPDGTAAAFSLADPAAPKLLGDPVPVRGGAPTHLALHHGHLVTANYAAPGSVSVLGVEDGGALGAVRCVLAHEGDGPNPQRQEAPHAHAVLPDPSGRWLLSVDLGTDSVRVCELDPATGELEVERELGLRSGIGPRHLTFHPGGGHAYVMNELDSVVTVCRWDADKGSLRPLAETRVLPDGVKGDNYPSELVVSPGGRFAWAANRGHDSIAVLGIDETGEQLELLDTVSCGGAWPRHLTLDPSGTRLYAANEHSGDVSWFDVDPATGIPKQTGSLALPAVSCVLFV from the coding sequence GTGGCCGCACATGCATACATCGGGTCGTTCACGTCGGCGGGCGGGCACGGGCTCACCGCCGCCGAGGTCGACCCGGGCACGGGCGCGCTGACCGCGCTCGGCCACACCGCCGAGGTGCGGAACCCGTCCTTCCTCACCGCGTCCGCCGACGGGGGCACGCTCTACGCGGTCGGCGAGACCGACCCGGACGGCACGGCCGCCGCGTTCTCGCTGGCCGACCCGGCCGCCCCCAAGCTGCTGGGCGACCCCGTGCCGGTCCGCGGCGGCGCGCCGACGCACCTGGCGCTGCACCACGGCCACCTGGTGACCGCCAACTACGCGGCGCCCGGCAGCGTGAGCGTGCTGGGCGTCGAGGACGGCGGCGCGCTGGGCGCGGTCCGGTGCGTCCTGGCGCACGAGGGCGACGGGCCGAACCCGCAGCGCCAGGAGGCCCCGCACGCGCACGCGGTGCTGCCCGACCCCAGCGGCCGCTGGCTGCTCAGCGTGGACCTCGGCACGGACTCGGTACGGGTCTGCGAGCTCGACCCGGCCACCGGCGAGCTGGAGGTCGAGCGGGAACTCGGCCTGCGCTCCGGCATCGGCCCGCGCCACCTCACCTTCCACCCCGGCGGCGGCCACGCCTACGTGATGAACGAGCTCGACTCGGTCGTCACCGTCTGCCGTTGGGACGCCGACAAGGGCAGCCTCCGGCCGCTCGCCGAGACGCGGGTGCTGCCCGACGGCGTCAAGGGCGACAACTACCCCTCGGAGCTGGTGGTCTCGCCCGGCGGCCGGTTCGCCTGGGCCGCCAACCGCGGGCACGACAGCATCGCGGTGCTCGGCATCGACGAGACCGGCGAGCAGCTCGAACTCCTCGACACCGTGAGCTGCGGCGGCGCCTGGCCGCGCCACCTCACCCTCGACCCGTCCGGCACCCGCCTGTACGCCGCCAACGAGCACTCCGGCGACGTGAGCTGGTTCGACGTCGACCCGGCCACCGGCATCCCGAAGCAGACGGGTTCGCTGGCACTGCCCGCGGTGTCCTGCGTGCTGTTCGTCTGA
- a CDS encoding sirohydrochlorin chelatase, which translates to MSNATGPASGLPVRMPRPRQPGRHRRPEALSAPEGSPVLVLAVPGTPTAAALSLAEEVVSIARSELSGLDPRIAFVDGEDGDLDEFPSLRGVLDQVAVERPGEDTSAVVVPLLAGPEAAVLRRIKQAMVDSKAQVELTDVLGPHPLLAEALHVRLSEAGLARADRARLFTVATAADGIILATVGGEEAAQAAGVTGLLLAARLAVPVLAAALDVDGAIAGTAEQLRSSGSSTLALAPCLIGPEIAPQLLHTAAAEAGCSGADALGPYPAVGKLVVTQYATALGIALQPVQQGGAQQQ; encoded by the coding sequence ATGAGCAATGCCACAGGGCCCGCCTCCGGCCTCCCCGTTCGAATGCCGCGTCCGCGCCAGCCGGGACGACACCGCCGCCCGGAGGCGCTCAGCGCGCCCGAGGGCTCGCCGGTGCTGGTCCTCGCCGTGCCGGGCACCCCGACCGCAGCGGCGCTCAGCCTGGCCGAGGAGGTCGTGAGCATCGCGCGCTCCGAGCTGTCCGGGCTCGACCCCCGGATCGCCTTCGTGGACGGCGAGGACGGCGACCTGGACGAGTTCCCGTCGCTGCGGGGCGTGCTGGACCAGGTGGCGGTCGAACGGCCCGGAGAGGACACCTCGGCGGTCGTGGTGCCGCTGCTGGCCGGCCCCGAGGCGGCCGTGCTGCGCCGGATCAAGCAGGCGATGGTGGACAGCAAGGCGCAGGTGGAGCTGACCGACGTGCTCGGCCCGCACCCGCTGCTCGCCGAGGCGCTGCACGTCCGGCTGTCGGAGGCGGGCCTGGCCCGCGCCGACCGCGCCCGGCTGTTCACGGTCGCCACGGCGGCCGACGGCATCATCCTGGCCACGGTGGGCGGCGAGGAGGCGGCGCAGGCCGCCGGCGTCACCGGGCTGCTGCTGGCCGCGCGGCTCGCGGTGCCGGTGCTGGCCGCCGCGTTGGACGTGGACGGCGCGATCGCGGGCACCGCCGAGCAGTTGCGGTCCTCGGGCTCCTCCACGCTGGCGCTCGCACCGTGCCTGATCGGCCCGGAGATCGCCCCGCAGCTCCTGCACACCGCGGCCGCGGAGGCGGGCTGCTCGGGCGCCGACGCGCTCGGGCCGTACCCGGCGGTCGGCAAGCTCGTGGTGACGCAGTACGCGACGGCGCTGGGCATCGCGCTCCAGCCGGTGCAGCAGGGCGGCGCTCAGCAGCAGTGA
- a CDS encoding N-acetylglucosamine kinase, producing the protein MRHSSSDTGPSWVLGVDSGGSGVRVALAPADAVTGPTGSADHARTPVTVDTSVATVAAADRPAVTGPRGIDAASLLERVLPLVEGLMAAAGARRIAAACVGAAGMATLGDDLRDRLPDALADAFGVRRLALAGDAVTAYAGALGLRPGVVVAAGTGMIALGTSADDGGWRRADGWGHLLGDAGGGAWIGRAGLDAAMRAHDGRAGGSPALLAAAEKQFGPLDAMPGRLYPRPDRAAVLASFAPQVALHAGDDPVAAGILRQAARHILESAAAVRPGTGPVDVALAGGLFRTGEPLLGPLRELAAELLPGATLVPAAGDPLDGAVLIAGATHHGHLTLPLDPGLLTVTDRPGA; encoded by the coding sequence GTGCGGCACTCCTCCTCCGACACCGGCCCCTCCTGGGTGCTGGGCGTCGACTCCGGCGGCTCCGGCGTGCGGGTGGCCCTCGCGCCCGCCGACGCGGTCACCGGCCCCACGGGGTCGGCGGACCATGCGCGGACGCCCGTCACCGTGGACACCTCCGTGGCGACCGTGGCCGCCGCCGACCGCCCCGCCGTCACCGGGCCGCGCGGCATCGACGCGGCGAGCCTGCTGGAGCGCGTCCTGCCGCTCGTCGAGGGGCTGATGGCCGCCGCCGGGGCGCGGCGGATCGCGGCCGCCTGCGTCGGCGCGGCCGGGATGGCCACCCTCGGCGACGACCTGCGGGACCGCCTGCCGGACGCCCTCGCCGACGCCTTCGGGGTACGGCGCCTGGCGCTGGCCGGCGACGCCGTGACGGCGTACGCGGGCGCGCTCGGCCTGCGCCCCGGCGTGGTCGTGGCCGCGGGCACCGGCATGATCGCGCTCGGCACCTCGGCCGACGACGGCGGTTGGCGCCGCGCGGACGGCTGGGGCCATCTGCTGGGCGACGCCGGCGGCGGCGCCTGGATCGGCCGGGCCGGCCTGGACGCGGCGATGCGCGCCCACGACGGGCGGGCCGGCGGCTCGCCGGCGCTGCTGGCCGCGGCCGAGAAGCAGTTCGGGCCGCTGGACGCGATGCCGGGCCGGCTCTACCCGCGGCCGGACCGGGCGGCGGTGCTCGCCTCGTTCGCGCCGCAGGTGGCGCTCCACGCGGGCGACGACCCGGTGGCCGCCGGAATCCTGCGGCAGGCGGCGCGGCACATCCTGGAGTCGGCCGCCGCCGTACGACCCGGCACCGGCCCGGTGGACGTGGCGCTGGCCGGCGGGCTGTTCAGGACGGGCGAGCCGCTGCTGGGGCCGCTGCGGGAACTTGCGGCCGAACTGCTGCCCGGCGCCACGCTCGTGCCGGCGGCGGGCGACCCGCTGGACGGCGCGGTGCTGATCGCCGGCGCCACCCACCACGGCCACCTCACCCTGCCGCTCGACCCGGGGCTGCTCACGGTGACGGACCGCCCGGGCGCGTGA
- a CDS encoding phospholipid scramblase-related protein, with amino-acid sequence MTTHSNTPAGWYADPQGTPNLLRYWDGAQWTEHTNPGQVPGQQGAPKQEGGNAWELDVSRAPDPAKIQHQVQGQAGVMSPGYGGGTLFTEPVLVVNQKAKLIELVNEYTVFDQNGRTLGSVVEVGQSTAKKVLRFVSSVDQFLTHKLEVRDAQGQPHLVLTRPAKFIKSKVLVHRANGEPLGEIVQQNAFGKIKFGFMYNGQQIGAIKAENWRAWNFAIVDHTDTEIGRITKTWEGLAKTMFTTADNYVLQIHRQLADPLLSMVVASALTVDTALKQDSRGLG; translated from the coding sequence GTGACGACGCACTCCAACACCCCGGCCGGCTGGTACGCCGACCCGCAGGGCACTCCGAATCTGCTCCGGTACTGGGACGGCGCCCAGTGGACCGAGCACACCAACCCCGGCCAGGTCCCGGGCCAGCAGGGCGCGCCCAAGCAGGAGGGCGGCAACGCCTGGGAGCTGGACGTCAGCCGCGCGCCCGACCCGGCGAAGATCCAGCACCAGGTCCAGGGCCAGGCCGGTGTGATGTCGCCCGGCTACGGCGGCGGCACCCTGTTCACCGAGCCGGTGCTCGTGGTGAACCAGAAGGCCAAGCTGATCGAGCTGGTCAACGAGTACACCGTCTTCGACCAGAACGGCCGCACCCTGGGCTCGGTGGTGGAGGTCGGCCAGAGCACCGCCAAGAAGGTGCTGCGGTTCGTCTCCAGCGTGGACCAGTTCCTCACCCACAAGCTGGAGGTGCGGGACGCCCAGGGCCAGCCGCACCTGGTGCTCACCCGCCCGGCGAAGTTCATCAAGTCCAAGGTGCTGGTGCACCGCGCCAACGGCGAGCCGCTGGGCGAGATCGTCCAGCAGAACGCCTTCGGCAAGATCAAGTTCGGCTTCATGTACAACGGCCAGCAGATAGGCGCGATCAAGGCCGAGAACTGGCGGGCCTGGAACTTCGCCATCGTGGACCACACCGACACCGAGATCGGCCGGATCACCAAGACCTGGGAAGGTCTGGCCAAGACGATGTTCACCACGGCCGACAACTACGTGCTGCAGATCCACCGGCAGCTCGCCGACCCGCTGCTGAGCATGGTCGTGGCGTCCGCGCTCACCGTGGACACCGCGCTCAAGCAGGACTCGCGCGGGCTCGGCTGA
- a CDS encoding uracil-DNA glycosylase codes for MTARPLHEIVEAGWAKALEPVADRIAAMGDFLRAEIAAGRTYLPSGANVLRAFQQPFDEVKVLIVGQDPYPTPGHAVGLSFSVAPDVRPLPGSLENIFREMHGDIGAPRPSNGDLTPWTQQGVLLLNRALTTAPRRPAAHRDKGWEQVTEQAIRALAGRGRPLVSILWGRDARNARPLLGELPAIESAHPSPMSADRGFFGSRPFSRANDLLAQQGAQPVNWQLP; via the coding sequence GTGACTGCGCGACCGTTGCACGAAATCGTCGAGGCGGGCTGGGCGAAGGCGCTCGAACCCGTGGCGGACCGGATCGCGGCGATGGGGGACTTCCTCCGGGCCGAGATCGCCGCCGGCCGCACCTACCTGCCGTCGGGGGCGAACGTGCTGCGCGCGTTCCAGCAGCCCTTCGACGAGGTGAAGGTGCTGATCGTCGGCCAGGACCCGTATCCGACACCGGGGCACGCGGTCGGCCTGAGCTTCTCGGTGGCGCCGGACGTACGGCCGCTGCCGGGCAGCCTGGAGAACATCTTCCGCGAGATGCACGGCGACATCGGCGCCCCCCGGCCGTCCAACGGCGACCTGACGCCCTGGACGCAGCAGGGCGTGCTGCTGCTCAACAGGGCGCTGACCACGGCGCCGCGCCGCCCGGCCGCGCACCGCGACAAGGGGTGGGAGCAGGTGACCGAGCAGGCGATCAGGGCGCTGGCCGGCCGCGGCCGGCCGCTGGTGTCGATCCTGTGGGGCCGCGACGCGCGCAACGCGCGGCCGCTGCTGGGCGAGCTGCCCGCGATCGAGTCCGCGCACCCGTCGCCGATGTCGGCGGACCGGGGCTTCTTCGGGTCGCGCCCCTTCAGCCGCGCCAACGATCTGCTGGCGCAGCAGGGCGCCCAACCGGTGAACTGGCAACTGCCCTGA
- a CDS encoding TetR/AcrR family transcriptional regulator gives MSPRSASVNEAMRQRSIDRLLQATVELVEERGYEATTLADITRRAGSARGLVSYYYSGKRALVQSAVHRLMNQELTAALEAEPAPAEGDEVLARAIDAILGLTVTHTKLMRIHMAQILADEGFIQCPEQQRLAALLELAVTRWGAQAPQEEYRLLRALLMGATVALLLPGAPMPVARLRAELFQRYGLNWQAGSPPCPQDPRDQQDRSGTARAVEGS, from the coding sequence ATGTCCCCTCGTAGCGCATCGGTCAATGAAGCGATGCGTCAGCGTTCGATCGATCGCCTCCTGCAGGCGACCGTCGAACTGGTCGAGGAGCGCGGCTACGAGGCCACGACGCTGGCCGACATCACGCGGCGGGCCGGTTCCGCCCGCGGCCTGGTGTCGTACTACTACTCGGGCAAGCGCGCGCTGGTGCAGTCCGCGGTGCACCGGTTGATGAACCAGGAGCTGACCGCGGCGCTGGAGGCGGAGCCGGCCCCGGCCGAAGGCGACGAGGTGCTGGCGCGGGCGATCGACGCCATCCTCGGGCTGACCGTCACGCACACCAAGCTGATGCGCATCCACATGGCCCAGATACTCGCGGACGAGGGCTTCATCCAGTGCCCGGAGCAGCAGCGGCTGGCGGCGCTGCTGGAGTTGGCGGTGACGCGGTGGGGCGCACAGGCGCCGCAGGAGGAGTACCGGCTGCTGCGGGCGCTGCTGATGGGCGCGACCGTGGCCCTGCTGCTGCCGGGGGCGCCGATGCCGGTGGCCCGGCTGCGGGCGGAGCTGTTCCAGCGGTACGGCCTGAACTGGCAGGCGGGCTCGCCGCCTTGCCCGCAGGACCCGCGCGACCAGCAGGACCGGTCCGGGACCGCCCGCGCCGTCGAGGGCTCCTGA
- a CDS encoding HAD family hydrolase: protein MLEPSDHYRGGTIKAVMFDFSGTLFRIEPCERWLRGALAAEGIEVADDEVIKYAQELERVGAQPGGQSPTVVPADLVEVWQARDLTAELHREAYTALSRAAGLPWDVHDALYERHRTPAAWQPYPDTAQVLAGLRERGVPVAVVSNIGWDLRPIFRVHGVADDIDAFVLSYEYEVQKPDPRLFQVALEALGVTGDAVREAVMVGDNAAADGGAAALGCRFLLVDPLPVADRPDALLAVLDPPDGTEPDGTEPDGTESAHREPERDEP, encoded by the coding sequence ATGCTGGAGCCGAGCGACCACTACCGGGGAGGCACCATCAAGGCGGTCATGTTCGATTTCTCGGGCACCCTGTTCCGGATCGAGCCCTGCGAGCGATGGCTCAGGGGCGCGCTCGCGGCCGAGGGCATCGAGGTCGCGGACGACGAAGTCATCAAGTACGCACAGGAGTTGGAGCGGGTCGGCGCGCAGCCCGGCGGGCAGTCGCCCACCGTGGTGCCGGCGGACCTGGTCGAGGTGTGGCAGGCGCGGGACCTGACCGCGGAGCTGCACCGAGAGGCGTACACGGCCCTGTCCCGCGCGGCGGGGCTGCCGTGGGACGTGCACGACGCGCTGTACGAACGGCACCGCACCCCCGCGGCGTGGCAGCCGTATCCGGACACCGCTCAGGTGCTGGCCGGCCTGCGCGAACGCGGGGTGCCGGTGGCGGTGGTGAGCAACATCGGCTGGGACCTGCGCCCGATCTTCCGGGTGCACGGCGTGGCGGACGACATCGACGCCTTCGTGCTCAGCTACGAGTACGAGGTGCAGAAGCCGGACCCGCGGCTGTTCCAGGTGGCGCTGGAGGCGCTCGGCGTCACCGGCGACGCGGTGCGGGAAGCGGTGATGGTCGGGGACAACGCGGCGGCCGACGGCGGCGCGGCGGCCCTGGGCTGCCGGTTCCTGCTGGTGGACCCGCTGCCGGTCGCGGACCGGCCCGACGCGCTGCTCGCCGTGCTGGACCCGCCGGACGGTACGGAGCCGGACGGTACGGAGCCGGACGGTACGGAAAGCGCTCACCGGGAGCCGGAGCGGGACGAGCCGTAG
- a CDS encoding M56 family metallopeptidase — protein sequence MTVPFVLLVLGALAAATAPRLLARADWPEREPVLALWVWQCVVAAVLLCCVSAMALTASAAWVAVRGHVFAFAPRGVEDAYGLPGYGRWAGALAVLLALGGVWTAAMLTREVRTARGRRRSRRAELQVRAPRLPGESVPPGERLVVLEDPRSDAWWLSGAEPRLVITTAALGRLKGRQLDAVIAHEQGHARARHDLLLHCAGALAGGFPQVPVFAAFRDQVHHLIELAADDTASRRFGRLTTALALVELNEPRGVFGPSPGPLAELPGRVNRLLAPVPRLPVAHRLRLTVLSLLVPAVPLIITFGPGLHALT from the coding sequence ATGACGGTCCCGTTCGTGCTGCTGGTTCTCGGCGCACTGGCGGCGGCGACGGCGCCGCGTCTGCTCGCACGTGCCGACTGGCCCGAGCGCGAGCCGGTACTCGCCCTGTGGGTGTGGCAGTGCGTGGTCGCCGCGGTGCTGCTGTGCTGCGTGTCGGCGATGGCGCTCACCGCCTCGGCCGCCTGGGTGGCGGTCCGCGGCCACGTCTTCGCGTTCGCGCCGCGCGGCGTCGAGGACGCCTACGGGCTGCCCGGATACGGCCGGTGGGCCGGCGCGCTCGCGGTCCTGCTCGCGCTCGGCGGCGTGTGGACCGCGGCGATGCTCACCCGCGAGGTGCGCACCGCCCGGGGCCGGCGGCGCTCCCGCCGGGCCGAACTCCAGGTGCGCGCGCCCCGGCTGCCCGGCGAGTCCGTGCCGCCCGGCGAGCGGCTGGTGGTGCTGGAGGACCCCCGTTCCGACGCGTGGTGGCTGTCCGGCGCGGAGCCGCGGCTGGTGATCACCACGGCCGCGCTCGGCCGGCTCAAGGGACGCCAACTCGACGCCGTCATCGCCCACGAGCAGGGCCACGCCCGCGCCCGGCACGACCTCCTGCTGCACTGCGCGGGCGCGCTCGCCGGCGGGTTCCCCCAGGTCCCGGTCTTCGCCGCCTTCCGCGACCAGGTCCATCACCTGATCGAACTCGCCGCCGACGACACCGCGTCGCGCCGCTTCGGCCGCCTCACCACTGCCCTCGCGCTGGTCGAACTCAACGAGCCGCGCGGGGTCTTCGGCCCCTCCCCCGGGCCGCTCGCCGAACTCCCCGGCCGCGTCAACCGCCTGCTGGCACCGGTCCCGCGGCTCCCCGTCGCCCACCGGCTGCGGCTGACCGTCCTGTCGCTGCTGGTCCCGGCCGTCCCCCTGATCATCACCTTCGGCCCCGGCCTGCACGCCCTGACCTGA